One window of the Bombus affinis isolate iyBomAffi1 chromosome 10, iyBomAffi1.2, whole genome shotgun sequence genome contains the following:
- the LOC126920964 gene encoding CUE domain-containing protein 2-A isoform X2 — translation MNRTMDEKEELVKKSLFSFVRKEVPTAQLSLIDDIVLSYVVSMVEESALEEDLDVDGLCEMVSACLPEFSTIEKEAVSKWLLDVESKLRQESKGNENCQPQDPLSHISLTALLPPGTQRMRVHHLSETSDAGSDSSGEYFSEESSWHQVALLQEMFPAASPAEARHCLAVAGGDIAKAAQLALHRQEAGQSIVSNLTFLTPNGRNKARVNDEELKSRIIARYSYVDRDDDSREHRPVAPKTEPKKLVRYLDNKIVSVKGERYTEVRRGGEEEDGNEGGRKRGHCRP, via the exons atGAATCGTACAATGGATGAAAAGGAAGAGTTGGTCAAAAAGTCTTTATTTAGTTTTGTAAGGAAAGAGGTACCAACTGCCCAATTAAG CTTAATAGATGACATTGTCCTGAGCTATGTGGTGAGCATGGTAGAAGAAAGTGCACTTGAGGAAGACTTGGATGTTGATGGATTATGTGAAATGGTTTCTGCTTGTCTTCCTGAGTTTTCTACTATTGAAAAAGAAGCAGTGTCCAAGTGGTTATTAGATGTTGAAAGTAAACTACGGCAAGAAAGCAAAGGGAATGAAAATTGCCAACCTCAAGATCCCTTGAGTCATATTAGTTTAACAGCTCTGTTACCTCCTGGTACACAGAGAATGAGAGTTCATCATCTCTCAGAAACTAGTGATGCTGGAAGTGATTCTAGTGGAGAATATTTTTCAGAA GAATCATCTTGGCATCAAGTAGCACTTTTACAAGAAATGTTCCCAGCTGCAAGTCCGGCAGAAGCCAGACATTGCTTGGCAGTTGCTGGTGGTGATATAGCAAAGGCAGCACAACTTGCACTTCATAGACAAGAAGCAGGGCAAAGTATTGTTAGTAATCTTACTTTTCTAACA CCAAACGGTCGTAACAAGGCCAGAGTGAACGACGAGGAATTGAAATCACGTATCATTGCACGGTATAGTTATGTTGATAGAGACGATGACTCACGTGAGCATCGTCCAGTCGCACCGAAAACGGAACCAAAAAAATTAGTACGTTACTTAGATAATAAGATCGTAAGTGTGAAGGGTGAACGATACACTGAAGTAAGAAGGGGCGGCGAAGAGGAGGATGGTAACGAAGGTGGTAGAAAAAGAGGTCATTGCCGACCGTAA
- the LOC126920964 gene encoding CUE domain-containing protein 2-A isoform X1, with protein sequence MILFSFLARDKDIQEKSVLEYNPVLDYLMNRTMDEKEELVKKSLFSFVRKEVPTAQLSLIDDIVLSYVVSMVEESALEEDLDVDGLCEMVSACLPEFSTIEKEAVSKWLLDVESKLRQESKGNENCQPQDPLSHISLTALLPPGTQRMRVHHLSETSDAGSDSSGEYFSEESSWHQVALLQEMFPAASPAEARHCLAVAGGDIAKAAQLALHRQEAGQSIVSNLTFLTPNGRNKARVNDEELKSRIIARYSYVDRDDDSREHRPVAPKTEPKKLVRYLDNKIVSVKGERYTEVRRGGEEEDGNEGGRKRGHCRP encoded by the exons ATGATTTTATTCTCATTTCTTGCACGAGATAAAGACATTCAAGAAAAGTCAGTTCTTGAATACAATCCTGTTTTGGACTACCT gatGAATCGTACAATGGATGAAAAGGAAGAGTTGGTCAAAAAGTCTTTATTTAGTTTTGTAAGGAAAGAGGTACCAACTGCCCAATTAAG CTTAATAGATGACATTGTCCTGAGCTATGTGGTGAGCATGGTAGAAGAAAGTGCACTTGAGGAAGACTTGGATGTTGATGGATTATGTGAAATGGTTTCTGCTTGTCTTCCTGAGTTTTCTACTATTGAAAAAGAAGCAGTGTCCAAGTGGTTATTAGATGTTGAAAGTAAACTACGGCAAGAAAGCAAAGGGAATGAAAATTGCCAACCTCAAGATCCCTTGAGTCATATTAGTTTAACAGCTCTGTTACCTCCTGGTACACAGAGAATGAGAGTTCATCATCTCTCAGAAACTAGTGATGCTGGAAGTGATTCTAGTGGAGAATATTTTTCAGAA GAATCATCTTGGCATCAAGTAGCACTTTTACAAGAAATGTTCCCAGCTGCAAGTCCGGCAGAAGCCAGACATTGCTTGGCAGTTGCTGGTGGTGATATAGCAAAGGCAGCACAACTTGCACTTCATAGACAAGAAGCAGGGCAAAGTATTGTTAGTAATCTTACTTTTCTAACA CCAAACGGTCGTAACAAGGCCAGAGTGAACGACGAGGAATTGAAATCACGTATCATTGCACGGTATAGTTATGTTGATAGAGACGATGACTCACGTGAGCATCGTCCAGTCGCACCGAAAACGGAACCAAAAAAATTAGTACGTTACTTAGATAATAAGATCGTAAGTGTGAAGGGTGAACGATACACTGAAGTAAGAAGGGGCGGCGAAGAGGAGGATGGTAACGAAGGTGGTAGAAAAAGAGGTCATTGCCGACCGTAA
- the LOC126920951 gene encoding protein tramtrack, beta isoform-like isoform X1: MSRMPQRVKSASNVNKTQIKEEASTSSVLAGNSSDDDPNVAEVVLSNKGGPKLIHHGYMYTLHKKQPYNIRWRCVRRTMHCRGSLITTTSWTKPRVRMEHNHKPDFAAVQVARKRYLALGKPSVLTNVERNTVNSMNVPQRVLHKENNVPEQKGRRPKTRATARKILQSPQTNSTGKTIRIAAQSLVRSHIRNIAPAPISQQQQQQQQRQPKTLVLKTIPLKVKQVAPTTIKMPPRQINQGVPHNVVHQQPTEVCLRWNSYHSNMQNSFPSLLDSEQFVDVTLACEGRSLKCHKMILSACSDYLADLLRENPCQHPIILMKDLKFWEVEALVKFMYRGEVNVAHDKLPQLLNAAEALQVKGLAGPNPSSRNPKPPLLIPQSKPVVSQQVPRGASETKEKPSTSGVSTPSSPKRAQKRQHSEPIEPKPFTKIRLQRPVTPSQITTVKLEPLDIPLSPTEMFPENNEDSSTPSNFDKLMNLHEEDDPGGNEATDGEREIHFCEISDPPDINDSEDQMEFVPTDFLEQEQDIVEETDTASNKDCKEEESREDYNSVELEVGEGDGVECSKEKKPV, encoded by the exons atgagCAGGATGCCACAACGCGTGAAAAGTGCGTCCAACGTAAACAAAACGCAGATCAAGGAAGAAGCTTCCACATCGTCCGTTCTTGCCGGGAATTCTAGCGATGATGATCCGAACGTAGCCgaa GTTGTACTATCGAATAAAGGCGGGCCAAAATTAATTCACCACGGTTATATGTATACATTGCACAAGAAGCAACCGTACAATATCCGATGGAGATGTGTTCGCAGAACTATGCATTGTAGAGGCAGTCTTATCACTACCACGAGTTGGACGAAGCCAAGGGTGCGTATGGAGCACAATCATAAGCCAGACTTCGCGGCCGTTCAGGTTGCCAGGAAACGGTACTTGGCTCTTGGCAAACCTAGCGTGTTAACAA ACGTAGAAAGAAATACTGTCAACTCTATGAACGTACCACAACGAGTGCTTCATAAGGAGAATAATGTACCAGAACAGAAAGGTAGGAGACCGAAGACGCGAGCTACAGCCAGGAAAA TACTACAATCACCTCAGACCAATTCAACTGGCAAGACTATAAGAATAGCAGCGCAGTCCTTGGTAAGATCTCATATTAGAAATATTGCACCAGCACCTATATcacagcaacaacagcaacagcagcaacgacAACCAAAGACTCTTGTGTTAAAAACAATACCCTTAAAAGTAAAGCAGGTTGCACCTACGACCATTAAAATGCCACCCCGACAGATAAATCAGGGAGTGCCTCATAATGTCGTACATCAACAGCCTACAGAG GTTTGTTTAAGATGGAACAGTTATCACAGCAACATGCAGAACAGTTTCCCATCTTTATTGGATTCTGAACAGTTCGTCGATGTCACTCTGGCCTGCGAAGGCCGCTCGTTGAAATGTCATAAAATGATACTGTCAGCATGCAGTGATTATCTCGCGGATCTATTACGCGAAAATCCATGTCAGCATCCGATCATTTTAATGAAGGATCTTAAATTTTGGGAAGTAGAAGCACTAGTCAAATTCATGTACCGCGGAGAAGTAAATGTCGCCCACGATAAACTGCCACAATTGTTGAACGCAGCTGAGGCTTTACAAGTAAAAGGATTAGCCGGTCCAAATCCTTCTTCACGG AATCCAAAGCCGCCTTTACTTATTCCGCAATCGAAACCAGTAGTATCTCAGCAAGTTCCTCGAGGCGCTTCAGAGACCAAAGAGAAACCTTCCACTTCTGGAGTTTCTACGCCTTCTAGTCCTAAACGCGCGCAAAAACGACAACACTCGGAACCGATCGAGCCAAAACCTTTTACAAAGATACGCTTACAACGACCTGTTACACCGTCACAGATTACTACGGTTAAGTTGGAACCCCTAGATATCCCTCTCAGTCCTACGGAGATGTTCCCCGAAAATAACGAGGACAGTTCAACTCCGTCGAATTTTGACAAACTCATGAATTTACACGAGGAAGATGATCCAGGTGGCAACGAGGCTACCGATGGCGAAAGAGAAATTCATTTCTGCGAGATATCCGACCCACCCGATATAAACGATAGCGAGGATCAAATGGAATTTGTACCTACGGACTTTTTAGAACAAGAACAAGACATAGTCGAAGAAACGGATACAGCCTCAAACAAAGATTGCAAAGAAGAAGAATCTAGGGAGGATTATAATTCTGTTGAACTGGAGGTCGGTGAAGGAGACGGAGTTGAATGTTCAAAAGAAAAGAAGCCGGTTTAG
- the LOC126920951 gene encoding protein tramtrack, beta isoform-like isoform X2 has protein sequence MKQEPEDEEDSYLEAVEMPSLSPSSSNNRSAGAAHRVRSHARSLRSMTNPSAVWAHFDLCANDPLRALCRICGAVVVRGGANPRQCGTTNLHRHLRVHHGGRLIGTRYHVLQSPQTNSTGKTIRIAAQSLVRSHIRNIAPAPISQQQQQQQQRQPKTLVLKTIPLKVKQVAPTTIKMPPRQINQGVPHNVVHQQPTEVCLRWNSYHSNMQNSFPSLLDSEQFVDVTLACEGRSLKCHKMILSACSDYLADLLRENPCQHPIILMKDLKFWEVEALVKFMYRGEVNVAHDKLPQLLNAAEALQVKGLAGPNPSSRNPKPPLLIPQSKPVVSQQVPRGASETKEKPSTSGVSTPSSPKRAQKRQHSEPIEPKPFTKIRLQRPVTPSQITTVKLEPLDIPLSPTEMFPENNEDSSTPSNFDKLMNLHEEDDPGGNEATDGEREIHFCEISDPPDINDSEDQMEFVPTDFLEQEQDIVEETDTASNKDCKEEESREDYNSVELEVGEGDGVECSKEKKPV, from the exons ATGAAGCAGGAACCCGAGGACGAGGAGGATTCCTACCTGGAGGCAGTCGAGATGCCGTCTCTATCGCCCTCGTCATCCAACAATAGGAGCGCAGGTGCAGCACATCGTGTTCGATCTCATGCACGTAGTCTACGTTCTATGACGAACCCAAGCGCGGTTTGggcacattttgatctgtgtgCTAACGATCCTCTACGTGCACTGTGTCGAATCTGTGGGGCAGTGGTGGTTAGAGGCGGGGCAAATCCACGACAGTGTGGTACAACGAACCTTCATCGACATCTCAGGGTACATCACGGTGGCAGACTCATTGGCACTCGCTATCACG TACTACAATCACCTCAGACCAATTCAACTGGCAAGACTATAAGAATAGCAGCGCAGTCCTTGGTAAGATCTCATATTAGAAATATTGCACCAGCACCTATATcacagcaacaacagcaacagcagcaacgacAACCAAAGACTCTTGTGTTAAAAACAATACCCTTAAAAGTAAAGCAGGTTGCACCTACGACCATTAAAATGCCACCCCGACAGATAAATCAGGGAGTGCCTCATAATGTCGTACATCAACAGCCTACAGAG GTTTGTTTAAGATGGAACAGTTATCACAGCAACATGCAGAACAGTTTCCCATCTTTATTGGATTCTGAACAGTTCGTCGATGTCACTCTGGCCTGCGAAGGCCGCTCGTTGAAATGTCATAAAATGATACTGTCAGCATGCAGTGATTATCTCGCGGATCTATTACGCGAAAATCCATGTCAGCATCCGATCATTTTAATGAAGGATCTTAAATTTTGGGAAGTAGAAGCACTAGTCAAATTCATGTACCGCGGAGAAGTAAATGTCGCCCACGATAAACTGCCACAATTGTTGAACGCAGCTGAGGCTTTACAAGTAAAAGGATTAGCCGGTCCAAATCCTTCTTCACGG AATCCAAAGCCGCCTTTACTTATTCCGCAATCGAAACCAGTAGTATCTCAGCAAGTTCCTCGAGGCGCTTCAGAGACCAAAGAGAAACCTTCCACTTCTGGAGTTTCTACGCCTTCTAGTCCTAAACGCGCGCAAAAACGACAACACTCGGAACCGATCGAGCCAAAACCTTTTACAAAGATACGCTTACAACGACCTGTTACACCGTCACAGATTACTACGGTTAAGTTGGAACCCCTAGATATCCCTCTCAGTCCTACGGAGATGTTCCCCGAAAATAACGAGGACAGTTCAACTCCGTCGAATTTTGACAAACTCATGAATTTACACGAGGAAGATGATCCAGGTGGCAACGAGGCTACCGATGGCGAAAGAGAAATTCATTTCTGCGAGATATCCGACCCACCCGATATAAACGATAGCGAGGATCAAATGGAATTTGTACCTACGGACTTTTTAGAACAAGAACAAGACATAGTCGAAGAAACGGATACAGCCTCAAACAAAGATTGCAAAGAAGAAGAATCTAGGGAGGATTATAATTCTGTTGAACTGGAGGTCGGTGAAGGAGACGGAGTTGAATGTTCAAAAGAAAAGAAGCCGGTTTAG